Proteins from one Podospora pseudocomata strain CBS 415.72m chromosome 4, whole genome shotgun sequence genomic window:
- a CDS encoding hypothetical protein (EggNog:ENOG503NZZS; COG:Q) produces MALLRQTWTLTRKNWLILLGRHPLATVVQAFVLPIILVSFLSFARNLFVPSAVFGISPARPIRSFQNALEASTGRPNVIFVNNGHTGGEIERVIDELAGVAERAGKNVTILERDEDVDGICRSSLRGVTECFAAVSFKGSPEEGDGNGLWNYTISLDSALGQFRINAESDRNDGQIYMLPLQRAVDEVISRGNSGRGNELPEDVEEYQFTSQTTEERAERIRVFYQSAIINFLGVTFIAALIGVVYQMTGFIATERETGMSTLVEAMMATPRRWQAQAARIFSYHIAFSLLYLPGWVISCIILGRGVFSNTSILVVLFFFILSGLALASFSVLGASFFKKSQLSGVSVTIMAILLAVIAQVITRPGTGPVVALSLLFAPCNFTYFITLMARFQEKQISTDLLKTAPDSPWNVPGIVLFIFLAVQIIVYPFLGAMVERWLHGTSSSGRNIVIGDKNRGDLGPDCAVQLEEFTKVYNPGPLRRLFSFISKPKPPVVAVNKLSLSVSRGQIVALLGANGSGKSTTLDTIAGINKATSGKITIDGTGGLGIAPQKNVLWDELTVEEHIRIFNRLKSPKNHASKEEIRQLVIGVDLEQKIKAQSKTLSGGQKRKLQLGMMLTGGSAVCCVDEVSSGLDPLSRRKIWDILLAERGRRTMILTTHFLDEADLLADYIAVMSKGNLRASGTSVELKDRKGGGYRIHINNNKLIPLLPEVEGVTKKATQEEAAYVAATSALAAKTIKELEAAGITDYRFSGPTIEDVFLQLAEEVQAEGGGVPIENRGVLSSTEDEKSETVPVGDVKTAVKGNGLELMDGKPIGFLKQTWVLFLKRCTVFKGNWFPSIAAFIIPVAAAGLVMLFVKGQEPAGCSADELSSRQEAVNIFGSDFDFWMVAGPSDKFSQSTLINLLAPIFMASQGLEGNGSTGSSDGIIVKRQNNPMDLFNNITLVDTLDEFNNAVLQFRKNITPTAIWLGDDNTPPTLAYKGNGPEVINAWFGQWIMNMLLTNSSIASSYTVFDRPFTPSTGNSLQVLVYVGLALCAYPGFFALYPNLERRRNVRGLQYSNGVRPLPLWLAYTGFDFIIVIAGAVLSIILWAALANSLWYHLGYVFLIFVLYGLASTQLAYNISLFSANQLSAYAFTAAGQLVMFIVYLFGYMSVITYAPVQQVDKLLIIVHFALAVLAPIISLTRALFLAMNLFSTACDGDALASYPGGILQYGGPILYLVIQIIVLFLILVWADGGSAGFSLRKLLFRSKPKAANPDEAAAMSDEEVANELVRVKSSATGGNTKITDGLRVINLTKSFGSNTAVDNVTFGVPHGEVFALLGPNGAGKSTTISVIRGDIKPSGGASGGDVFVEDASVTQQLSAARRHLGVCPQFDAIDQMTVAEHLRFYARVRGISDIDAQVSAVIDAVGLQLFRDRQAHALSGGNKRKLSLGIALMGNPSVILLDEPSSGLDAAAKRIMWRTLAATVPGRSILLTTHSMEEADALAGRAGILAKRMLAMGSIEHLRNKFGDLIHVHLVCKGAPHTPESQILKIRQWVVEQFGEGAEVEEKTYHGQMRFKVPASAVVSGEKDPRTGGDLSQNSAVGRLVVLLEDNRDLLGVEHYSVSPTTLDQVFLTVVGRHNVREEGYENKKVKKWWQGGEWRWPKIWCS; encoded by the coding sequence atGGCGCTCCTCCGCCAAACCTGGACCCTCACCCGCAAAAACtggctcatcctcctcggccggcaCCCGTTGGCTACCGTCGTCCAGGCGTTTGTTCTCCCCATCATTTTGGTGTCCTTCCTCTCGTTCGCACGGAATTTATTCGTCCCCAGCGCAGTCTTTGGCATCTCCCCTGCGCGCCCGATCCGTTCTTTCCAGAATGCTCTCGAGGCCTCGACGGGGAGGCCGAATGTTATTTTTGTTAATAACGGCCACACGGGGGGGGAAATTGAGCGTGTGATTGATGAGCTGGCTGGGGTTGCTGAACGAGCGGGGAAGAATGTTACCATTTTGGAGAGGGACGAAGATGTCGACGGGATATGCCGGAGCAGTTTGAGGGGCGTGACGGAGTGTTTCGCGGCTGTGAGCTTCAAGGGGAGtccggaggagggggatgggaacgGGCTGTGGAATTACACCATCAGTCTTGACAGTGCGCTGGGGCAATTTAGGATCAATGCTGAGAGTGATAGGAATGATGGGCAGATTTACATGCTGCCGCTTCAGCgggcggtggatgaggttATTTCTAGGGGGAACTCTGGTCGGGGGAATGAGTTGCctgaggatgtggaggagtATCAGTTTACCAGCCAGAcgacggaggagagggcggagaggattAGGGTGTTTTACCAGAGCGCGATTATCAACTTTTTGGGGGTGACATTTATTGCTGCGTTGATCGGGGTGGTGTATCAGATGACGGGTTTTATTGCGACggagagggagacggggATGAGTACGCTTGTGGAGGCGATGATGGCTACCCCCAGAAGGTGGCAGGCGCAGGCGGCGAGGATCTTCTCGTACCATATTGCGTTTTCGCTGCTGTATTTGCCGGGGTGGGTCATCAGTTGTATCATtttagggaggggggtgtttaGCAACACGAGCATTTTGGTTgtgttgttcttcttcatcctgtCGGGGTTGGCACTGGCGTCGTTTTCGGTGCTGGGGGCGAGTTTCTTCAAGAAGTCGCAGTTGAGCGGAGTATCGGTGACGATTATGGCGATTTTGCTGGCAGTTATTGCTCAGGTTATCACCAGGCCGGGAACGGGGCCGGTGGTtgccttgagcttgctgtTTGCGCCTTGCAACTTTACTTACTTTATCACGCTGATGGCGAGGTTTCAGGAGAAGCAGATTTCGACGGATTTGTTGAAGACGGCGCCGGATAGTCCCTGGAATGTTCCCGGTATTGTGCTGTTTATCTTTCTCGCGGTTCAGATCATCGTTTACCCTTTTCTGGGCGCCATGGTGGAAAGATGGCTTCATGGTACCTCTTCGAGTGGGAGGAACATCGTCATTGGAGACAAGAACAGGGGCGATCTCGGTCCCGACTGCGCGGTTCAGCTGGAAGAGTTCACCAAGGTCTACAACCCCGGCCCTCTGCGACGCCTGTTCTCGTTCatctccaagcccaagccgcCAGTCGTCGCAGTTAACAAGCTCTCCCTCTCGGTCAGTCGGGGCCAGATCGTCGCCCTTCTCGGCGCCAACGGCAGTGGCAAGTCTACGACCCTCGACACCATCGCTGGTATCAACAAGGCCACCAGCGGAAAGATCACCATTGACGGCACCGGCGGTCTCGGTATCGCTCCTCAGAAGAACGTGCTCTGGGATGAGCTCACTGTCGAGGAACACATTCGCATCTTCAACCGGCTCAAGTCGCCCAAGAACCACGCCTCCAAGGAAGAAATTCGCCAGCTTGTCATCGGAGTCGATCTCGAACAAAAAATCAAGGCCCAGTCAAAAACTCTGTCCGGTGGTCAGAAACGCAAGTTGCAACTCGGAATGATGCTTACTGGTGGCAGCGCCGTCTGCTGCGTGGATGAAGTCTCTTCCGGTTTGGACCCTCTGTCTCGCAGGAAAATATGGGATATTCTCCTTGCCGAGCGTGGAAGGCGCACCATGATTCTGACGACGCACTTCTTGGATGAAGCTGATTTGCTGGCTGATTACATCGCTGTCATGTCCAAGGGCAACCTCCGCGCAAGTGGCACATCGGTTGAGCTCAAGGATCGCAAGGGTGGCGGCTACAGGATTcatatcaacaacaacaagctcatTCCGCTGCTTccggaggtggagggtgtTACCAAGAAGGCCACTCAGGAAGAGGCGGCTTATGTTGCGGCTACTTCGGCTTTGGCGGCCAAGACgatcaaggagctggaagcGGCAGGGATTACGGATTATCGGTTTTCTGGGCCCACGATTGAGGATGTGTTTTTGCAgcttgcggaggaggttcagGCTGAGGGCGGTGGGGTGCCGATTGAGAATAGGGGTGTCTTGAGCTCgacggaggatgagaagTCGGAGACTGTGCCGGTTGGTGATGTCAAGACAGCTGTGAAGGGTAACGGGCTGGagttgatggatgggaagCCGATTGGGTTCTTGAAGCAGACTtgggtgttgtttttgaaGAGGTGCACGGTTTTCAAAGGGAATTGGTTCCCTTCGATTGCTGCTTTTATCATTCCGGTTGCTGCGGCTGGGTTGGTTATGTTGTTTGTGAAGGGTCAAGAGCCTGCTGGGTGCAGCGCGGACGAGCTGTCGTCTCGCCAGGAAGCTGTGAATATCTTTGGCAGTGACTTTGACTTTTGGATGGTTGCTGGGCCTTCGGACAAGTTCTCGCAGTCTACGTTGATCAATCTGTTGGCCCCAATCTTTATGGCGTCACAGGGCTTGGAAGGTAATGGCAGCACTGGAAGCAGCGATGGTATCATTGTCAAGAGACAAAACAACCCGATGGATCTTTTCAACAACATTACCTTGGTTGACACTCTTGATGAGTTCAACAATGCGGTGCTTCAGTTCCGCAAGAATATCACCCCTACCGCTATCTGGCTTGGTGACGACAacactcctccaactctcgCGTACAAGGGTAACGGTCCTGAGGTGATCAACGCCTGGTTTGGCCAATGGATCATGAACATGCTGCTGACCAACTCGAGCATTGCCTCTTCCTACACCGTCTTCGACCGCCCTTTCACTCCCAGCACCGGAAACTCTCTTCAGGTCTTGGTGTATGTCGGCTTGGCTTTGTGCGCCTACCCGGGCTTCTTTGCCCTTTATCCGAATCTTGAGAGACGAAGAAACGTCCGCGGCCTTCAGTACTCCAACGGTGTTAGACCTCTTCCCTTGTGGCTCGCCTACACCGGTTTCGACTTCATCATCGTTATCGCTGGCGCCGTCCTGAGCATCATCTTGTGGGCAGCTCTCGCCAATAGCCTTTGGTATCACCTTGGCTATGTGTTCCTGATCTTCGTTCTGTATGGTCTGGCTTCGACTCAGTTGGCATACAATATCTCGCTCTTCAGCGCCAACCAGCTGTCAGCCTACGCCTTTACCGCCGCTGGCCAGCTCGTGATGTTCATTGTCTACCTGTTTGGTTACATGTCGGTTATCACTTATGCACCGGTTCAACAGGTCGACAAGCTGTTGATCATTGTCCACTTTGCTCTGGCAGTGTTGGCACCGATCATATCGCTCACTCGTGCGCTGTTCCTCGCCATGAACCTGTTCTCTACAGCCTGCGATGGTGATGCCCTGGCCTCTTACCCCGGCGGTATCCTTCAATACGGCGGTCCTATCCTCTACCTCGTCATCCAGATTAttgtcctcttcctcatcctcgtctggGCAGACGGTGGCAGCGCTGGGTTCAGCCTCCGCAAGCTCCTCTTCcgttccaagcccaaggccGCCAACCCCGATGAAGCAGCTGCCATGTCGGATGAAGAAGTCGCCAACGAACTCGTCCGTGTCAAGTCCTCGGCCACCGGTGGTAACACCAAGATCACCGACGGCCTCCGcgtcatcaacctcaccaagtCCTTCGGCTCCAACACCGCGGTCGACAATGTCACCTTTGGTGTCCCCCACGGCGAAGTCTttgctcttcttggcccCAACGGAGCAGGtaaatccaccaccatctccgtCATCCGCGGTGACATCAAACCCTCCGGCGGTGCTTCCGGCGGCGACGTCTTTGTCGAAGACGCCTCGGTAACGCAGCAACTCTCCGCcgcccgccgccacctcggCGTCTGCCCTCAATTCGACGCTATCGACCAAATGACGGTAGCCGAGCACCTCCGCTTCTACGCTCGCGTCCGTGGCATCAGCGACATCGACGCTCAAGTCTCTGCCGTCATCGACGCAGTAGGCCTGCAACTCTTCCGCGACCGCCAAGCCCACGCTTTGTCAGGTGGTAACAAGCGCAAGCTGTCTCTTGGTATTGCTCTCATGGGTAACCCCTctgtcatcctcctcgatgaGCCCTCCTCCGGTCTTGACGCCGCCGCGAAGAGAATCATGTGGCGCACCCTTGCTGCCACCGTCCCGGGCCGTTCGATTTTGTTGACGACCCACTCGATGGAGGAAGCGGACGCTCTAGCCGGGAGGGCGGGGATCCTCGCCAAGAGGATGCTCGCCATGGGAAGCATTGAACATCTCCGGAACAAGTTTGGGGATCTCATCCATGTGCACCTTGTCTGCAAGGGGGCGCCTCACACGCCTGAGTCTCAGATTCTGAAGATTAGACAGTGGGTCGTTGAGCAGTTTGGcgagggggcggaggtggaagagaagaCGTACCACGGACAGATGAGGTTCAAGGTTCCCGCCTCGGCGGTTGTGTCCGGGGAGAAGGACCCCAGGACGGGAGGGGATCTGAGTCAGAACTCGGCCGTGGGGAGGCTGGTAGTGTTGCTGGAGGATAATAGGGATCTGTTGGGGGTGGAGCACTACAGTGTCAGCCCCACGACGCTGGATCAGGTTTTcttgacggtggtggggaggcatAATGttagggaggaggggtatgaGAAtaagaaggtgaagaagtggtggcaggggggggagtggaggtGGCCGAAGATATGGTGTTCTTAG
- a CDS encoding hypothetical protein (EggNog:ENOG503P3FR; COG:S), which produces MPTRGPVPVSLVPSSQAETLKVGPLTVRVFEDGSNTQNRVSAVTITLPPGTSGPPMHWHRFHDELFFVTKGTVVFSTPEGDVVAKTGDCMTVPPGAIHTFRNGSESEEGECYMTATPGHYVDYFRMLSKATAGLVGGKLGKEETEHLMALFGTFPPDVKSEP; this is translated from the exons ATGCCAACCCGCGGCCCCGTCCCTGTCTCTCTagtcccctcctcccaagcagAAACCCTCAAAGTCGGCCCCCTGACTGTTAGAGTTTTTGAAGACGGGTCAAACACCCAGAACAGAGTCTCAGCCGtgaccatcaccctccccccggGAACGTCAGGGCCGCCAATGCACTGGCATCGGTTTCACGACgagctcttcttcgtcaccaAGGGCACAGTCGTCTTTTCTACCCCGGAAGGGGACGTCGTCGCCAAAACGGGCGACTGCATGACTGTGCCCCCGGGTGCGATCCACACGTTCAGGAATGGGAGTGagagcgaggaaggggagtgCTACATGACGGCTACGCCGGGGCATTATGTTGATT aTTTCAGAATGTTGTCCAAGGCTactgctgggttggtgggggggaagttgggcaaggaggagacggagcaTTTG ATGGCACTGTTTGGAACTTTCCCGCCTGATGTTAAGAGTGAGCCTTGA
- the KRS1 gene encoding lysyl-tRNA synthetase (COG:J; EggNog:ENOG503NX3M), whose translation MADSAPAPAPPTEEVANLHLDEVTGEKVSKTELKKRQKQRQKEAEKAKKAAAAPPKASSGKPKNAAGQEEADLNPNQYYEIRTRHVNELLKNPETNPYPHKFQVTYDDYKFHDEFKHLKSGEDDKNTEIRIAARIYNKRASGSKLIFYDVRTSADTKSIGTQIQIVCQAQLVAEGAPSFEQQHENIRRGDVIGIIGYAGRTNPKNRLAEGKEGELSIFATEIKLLSPCLHMLPSVRFPFADAEQRARMRYLDMLWNDRSRETLWQRSRMVRYIRDFFHERRFIEVETPMMHAIAGGATALPFITHHNDLDIDMYMRVAPELFLKKMIVGQFGKVFEMGKNFRNEGVDLTHNPEFTSIEFYWAYADMYDLMNITEELVSSLVKHLTGGYVTKFTNQHGEEYTVNWEAPWRRVEMIPALEEATGEKFPPSEELHTDETNAFLQRVCKKMGVECPPPLTNARMIDKLTGEFIEETCVNPTFILEHPQMMSPLAKYHRSKKGLCERFEAFVCKKEIANAYTELNNPFDQRLRFEEQARQKDQGDDEAQLVDESFLNALEYGLPPTGGWGLGIDRLAMFLTNNYSIREVLAFPFLREEKNGPKQPFAAELANVEPMPEEGIPHK comes from the exons ATGGCCGACTCAGCTCCTGCCCCTGCGCCCCCCACCGAGGAGGTTGCCAACCTCCATCTCGACGAAGTGACGGGCGAGAAGGTCTCCAAGACGGAGCTCAAGAAGCGTCAGAAGCAGCGCcagaaggaggccgagaaggccaaaaaggctgctgctgctccccccAAGGCGTCGTCCGGCAAGCCCAAGAACGCCGCCGGtcaggaggaggccgaccTTAATCCCAACCAGTACTATGAGATCCGGACGCGCCACGTCAATGAGC TCCTCAAGAACCCCGAGACGAACCCTTACCCCCACAAGTTCCAGGTCACCTATGACGACTACAAGTTCCACGACGAGTTCAAGCACCTCAAATCTGGCGAGGACGACAAGAACACCGAGATTCGCATCGCTGCCCGCATCTACAACAAGCGTGCTAGCGGTTCCAAGCTCATCTTCTACG ATGTTCGCACCTCTGCCGATACCAAGAGCATCGGCACCCAGATCCAAATTGTGTGCCAGGCCCAGCTCGTCGCCGAGGGAGCCCCTTCGTTTGAGCAGCAACACGAGAACATCCGCCGTGGTGATGTGATTGGTATCATTGGTTATGCTGGCCGTACCAACCCCAAGAACAGGCTtgccgagggcaaggaggGCGAGCTGTCCATCTTTGCGACCGAGATCAAGCTTCTCAGCCCTTGCTTGCACATGCTTCCCAGCGTGCGCTTCCCCTTCGCCGATGCTGAGCAGCGCGCGCGTATGAGATATCTCGATATGCTGTGGAACGACAGGAGCCGTGAGACCCTCTGGCAGCGCAGCCGGATGGTCAGGTATATCCGTGACT TTTTCCATGAGCGTCGCTTCATCGAGGTTGAGACGCCCATGATGCACGCCATTGCTGGCGGTGCTACCGCTCTGCCGTTCATCACTCATCACAACGATCTCGATATCGACATGTACATGAGAGTCGCCCCTGAGCTGttcctcaagaagatgatTGTCGGTCAGTTTGGCAAGGTCTTCGAGATGGGCAAGAACTTCCGCAACGAGGGCGTCGATCTCACACACAACCCCGAGTTCACCTCGATTGAGTTCTACTGGGCGTACGCCGATATGTACGACCTCATGAACATCACCGAGGAGCTTGTTTCCTCTCTCGTCAAGCACCTTACCGGCGGTTACGTCACCAAGTTCACCAACCAGCACGGCGAGGAGTACACGGTCAACTGGGAGGCCCCATGGCGCAGGGTCGAGATGATTCCGGCCCTCGAGGAAGCCACCGGCGAGAAGTTCCCTCCCAGCGAGGAGCTCCACACCGACGAGACGAACGCGTTCCTCCAGAGAGTGTGCAAGAAGATGGGTGTTGAGTGCCCACCACCTCTCACCAACGCTCGCATGATTGACAAGCTCACGGGCGAGTTCATCGAGGAGACCTGCGTCAACCCCACCTTTATCTTGGAGCACCCCCAGATGATGAGCCCTCTTGCCAAGTACCATCGTTCCAAGAAGGGTCTCTGCGAGCGTTTTGAGGCTTTCGTGtgcaagaaggagattgccaACGCTTACACCGAGTTGAACAACCCCTTCGACCAAAGACTTCGCTTCGAGGAGCAAGCTCGCCAGAAGGACCAGGGTGATGACGAAGC TCAACTTGTTGATGAGTCCTTCTTGAACGCCCTCGAGTATGGTCTTCCCCCAACCGGTGGCTGGGGTCTCGGTATCGACCGTCTTGCCATGTTCTTGACCAACAACTACTCTATTCGCGAGGTGTtggccttccccttcttgcgTGAGGAGAAGAACGGTCCCAAGCAGCCTTTTGCGGCTGAGCTCGCAAATGTCGAGCCCATGCCCGAGGAGGGCATCC CCCACAAGTAA
- a CDS encoding hypothetical protein (EggNog:ENOG503P05Z) — protein sequence MSDEAPAQSAETGTTKAVKDKTCTYCHQAFTSSSLGRHLDVFIKENNPKAPDGIHDVEEIRRNRSNITRRRPKASAGTPGAPGVRRRDTSVSVGTPTAASRRSQGSVSVEVDSASITPVSQTKGKGTADRKYPFNTPWEATGVINDLGGRDATTYEGGFRQHQRSASRQRMKQQLDARHVLQDAEDTKRAAELALREIMGSWRAAKQQIDMHSMPFDFDPLALDFPALTLQCLEKPPTLFASTQHSTSTSWSITPPGPVQLQALRNYFGEEFRRWKLACAAATTAVNEDLTYPPSLVPVKPDAREAVRKAEKAADKMEQQISDHITATYSVWCSLPEPERAKLWTLELARGLGRKQDEGAKLKQTQSLLRQENNHLKSQIEHLSRLQQPKEFKIVQPTTVYMDEKLVNHMLELGFSAAKDGGGVGFNMADRHADLDTVVARAINRWKDVIVSSRSAAAGLSAQRTLEAASAGVSPTTTGSGQGMRQLQPQRHQSQHSVPNNDARASLHPSPAASNNAANYAPSTASTTKAGSPSTAVGTPSIITAPASVGAGQDSDEEMGGQDVPEISETNTAEEDGDVDADADADADGDVDADADVDADADADTDADADMDADADP from the exons ATGTCCGACGAAGCCCCGGCCCAGTCGGCCGAGACCGGTACAACCAAGGcggtcaaggacaagaccTGTACCTATTGCCACCAAGCCTTCACATCGTCTTCGCTCGGCCGCCATCTAGATGTATTCATTAAGGAGAACAACCCCAAGGCCCCCGATGGGATTCACGATGTGGAAGAAATCAGACGGAATCGATCCAATATCACCCGCCGTCGTCCCAAAGCTTCGGCCGGAACCCCCGGTGCTCCTGGGGTTAGAAGACGAGACACGTCAGTGTCAGTCGGAACGCCAACGGCTGCGTCGAGAAGGAGTCAGGGGTCTGTTTCGGTAGAGGTTGACTCTGCATCCATCACACCAGTATCACAAACCAAAGGCAAAGGGACTGCTGATAGGAAATATCCGTTCAATACACCATGGGAAGCCACGGGTGTCATCAACGATCTTGGTGGGCGGGATGCCACGACATACGAGGGTGGGTTCAGGCAACATCAGCGATCAGCCAGTCGCCAGCGTATGAAGCAACAACTGGACGCCAGACACGTATTGCAAGATGCCGAGGATACGAAAAGAGCCGCTGAACTCGCATTGCGGGAAATCATGGGTTCTTGGAGGGCTGCAAA ACAACAAATCGACATGCACTCGATGCCTTTTGACTTTGATCCTCTTGCATTGGACTTTCCGGCACTGACGTTGCAGTGTCTCGAGAAACCACCCACGCTATTTGCTTCTACCCAGCACTCGACGTCCACTTCGTGGTCGATAACACCACCCGGCCCAGTTCAGCTGCAAGCCTTGCGAAATTATTTTGGAGAAGAGTTCAGGAGATGGAAGCTGGCTTGCGCTGCGGCGACAACGGCGGTGAACGAAGATCTAACatatcctccctccctaGTGCCAGTCAAGCCAGATGCTCGAGAAGCAGTGCGCAAGGCTGAAAAGGCAGCCGACAAGATGGAACAGCAAATATCCGATCACATAACAGCGACGTATTCAGTTTGGTGTTCACTTCCAGAGCCTGAGCGTGCCAAGCTGTGGACCCTCGAGCTGGCAAGAGGCTTGGGGCGGAAGCAAGACGAGGGGGCCAAACTCAAGCAGACCCAAAGCCTTCTTAGGCAAGAAAACAATCATCTCAAGTCTCAGATCGAACACTTGAGCCGGCTACAGCAACCTAAAGAGTTCAAGATTGTGCAGCCGACAACAGTGTACATGGATGAGAAGCTGGTCAACCACATGCTGGAGCTCGGCTTCAGCGCAGCGaaggatggcggcggtgtAGGCTTCAACATGGCCGATAGGCATGCGGATCTCGACACGGTTGTGGCAAGGGCGATTAATCGCTGGAAGGATGTGATCGTGTCGTCTAGGTCCGCGGCGGCCGGTCTCTCAGCGCAGCGCACCTTGGAAGCTGCAAGTGCCGGAGTGTCGCCAACAACTACTGGCTCTGGGCAGGGTATGCGACAGTTGCAGCCTCAGAGGCACCAATCACAACATTCGGTGCCGAATAACGACGCCCGGGCGTCTCTTCACCCTTCTCCGGCAGCAAGCAATAACGCTGCGAATTATGCACCATCGACGGCATCTACCACTAAAGCCGGTTCGCCCTCGACTGCCGTCGGTACACCCAGCATCATCACGGCGCCGGCCAGTGTTGGTGCCGGGCAAGATTCGGACGAGGAAATGGGCGGGCAGGACGTGCCGGAAATCTCAGAAACTAACACAGCTGAGGAAGacggtgatgttgatgcggACGCGGATGCTGACGCGGATGGGGACGTGGATGCCGACGCCGatgtcgatgccgatgccgatgccgataccgatgccgatgccgataTGGACGCTGACGCTGACCCTTAG
- a CDS encoding hypothetical protein (COG:B; EggNog:ENOG503P4Q4), with protein sequence MIGKGGELLYEVKWEGYEKKSDRTWEPEENLTENASEALNEYLKSIGGREALLNETHTAVQGKKRGRKDSSTPQASTTSKRSKRNGSHPADSEPPASAKQAVWKPPAGSWEDHIAHLDACEDEETHKLMVYLTWKNGHKTQHETSVIYSRCPQKMLQFYERHVRIIKREETPVDSPPANS encoded by the exons ATGATTGGAAAG GGCGGCGAATTACTCTACGAGGTCAAATGGGAGGGATACGAAAAGAAGTCGGACCGCACGTGGGAACCGGAAGAAAATTTGAC TGAGAACGCCTCCGAGGCTCTCAACGAATACCTGAAGAGCATTGGTGGCAGAGAAGCGCTCCTTAACGAAACCCACACCGCCGTCCAGGGCAAGAAGCGCGGCCGCAAGGATTCGTCAACCCCGCAAGCATCTACCACCAGCAAACGATCCAAGAGAAATGGCAGCCATCCTGCAGACTCCGAGCCCCCAGCCAGCGCTAAGCAAGCGGTCTGGAAGCCACCAGCAGGAAGCTGGGAAGATCATATTGCGCACCTTGACGCatgcgaggacgaggagaccCACAAGCTCATGGTGTACCTAACATGGAAGAACGGGCACAAGACTCAACACGAGACTAGCGTCATATATTCGAGATGCCCTCAAAAA ATGCTGCAGTTTTACGAGCGTCATGTACGCATCATCAAGAGGGAAGAGACACCGGTCGACTCACCCCCTGCCAACTCCTGA